TAATAGGAGACGAAATATTCGACGGCGTTATTGGGAAAAAAGCTCTTGAACTCGCCGTAGAGCTGAGCGGCGAGCGTCTTGTTCGGCGCCAGCACCAGCGCCGGCCGCTGCGTGCGCGAAATCACCTGCGCCATGGTGAAAGTCTTGCCGGAGCCGGTGACGCCGAGCAGCACCTGATCGCGCTCATTCGCCTCGATGCCGGCGACCAGCTCCTCGATCGCCTGCGGCTGGTCGCCGCGCGGCTGATAGTCGGAGACGAGGTCGAATTTGACGCCGCCCTCGCTCTTTTGCGGCCGCTCCGGCCGATGCGGCGTCCAGGGCTTGGTCTCGCGCAGGTTCGGATCGCCGAGCTTCAAAAGCTGCTCGAGGCTCTCCATCGTCGCCGACACGCCGCCCGAACCTCCGAGGTCGAGCGTCTCGGCCGGCGCCTCGTCCCCGCCGGCGTCATAGGCGGCCTGCGGCGCCTCCTCGAAGCCGGCCTGCCGCTCGGCGAGACCGGGATTGAGCAGCGCCTGCAAATGCGGCGCGATCGGCGACACCTCGGGCTTGGCGGCCTTGGCGCGCGTCGGGCGGGCGGGGTTTTTCGGCTTTTTCGGAGCAGAGGCCATGGCCGCGAATATGACCCCGGACGCGCGAGGATGGAAGCGGGAAGAGGAGTCCCGACGAAACGGATTTCACTCGCCTTCAACGCGGGCGAGCAGCTTGGCGAGCAGACGATCGAGCGTCTTCTGCTCGTCATCGCTCAGCGCCGCCAGTATCGTCCGCTCGGTCTGGACATGAATCGATAGGGCGTCGTCGATCAGCGACTTGCCTTCGTCGGACAGAGCCACCAACGTGCCGCGCCGATCCGTCGGGTGTTTGACGCGCCGGACATGGCCGGCCTTTTCCAGCCGGTCGATGCGCGCGGTCATGCCGCCCGACGAAATCATCGTCGCCTCATAGAGCGCCGTGGGCGTCAAGGCGTAAGGCGGACCCGATCGGCGCAGCGTCGCCAGGACATCGAACTCGCCATTCTGTAGTCCGAAGCGGACGAACACAGGGTTGAGCCGGTCGCGGACGATGAGCTGCGCCAACTCGAGCAGCCGGCCCACCGCCTCCATCGGGAATGAATCCAGATCCGGCCGTTCGCTCCGCCATTGGCGGGCGGCGATCGCCGCGCGGTCCTCTGACCTATCGGCATTCGACATGATATATCTCGATATCAAGATACTTTGTGCAAAGATAGTAGCGGTCCGGCGATCGGATGGCAATCGCCTTCGACCCCGGGCTTTCGACGGAGAAATCTCATGACTACACAATTAGATGACGCCCTGGACCCGCGTCCGTCCCATCCGGCGAGCGCGGTCGGCAATGGCCTGATCCTGACCGCGATCATCCTGCTCGCGCTCAATCTCCGCCCGGTCATTGCAGGACTGGGACCACTGCTCGATCTCATCGAAAGCTCCACCGGGCTGACTTCGGCCGAAGCGGGGCTTCTCACCACGCTGCCTGTTTTTCTCCTGGGGCTCGGCGCCTTCGCCGGCGGGCGCCTGCGGCGGCGCTTCGGAACGAAGCGCATCATTGCTCTGGGAATAGCGACGATCGCTCTGGCCTGCGCGAGCCGGGCGGTTTGGAACGACGCATCCGGAATGTTGTCGACGGCCGCCGGCGCCGGATTGGGCGTCGCCGTCATCCAGGCGCTTCTGCCCGGCGTCATCAAGGAGCGCTTCGGCGCCGGCGTCGGGCGCGCCATGGGACTCTACACCACCGCCATAATGGGCGGCGCCGCACTTGCCGCGGCGTCGGCGCCCGGACTGGCGAGAGCGCTCGACTGGCCCGGCGCCCTCGCGGTCTGGGCGCTTCCGGCCGTTGTCGCGACGATCGGCTGGCTGGCGCTGCCGCTCGCGTCACGAACGACCGAGGCGACGCCCGATGACATACACGATCCGCTCTGGCGCAAGGGCCGCGCCTGGACATTGATGTTGTTCTTCGGGATCGGCACCGGCGCTTACACGCTGGTTCTCGCCTGGCTGCCGCCCTATTACATGAGCCTCGGCCAGAGCCGCGAGATGAGCGGCTATCTGCTCGCCGCCGTCACCGTTGCGGAGGTCGTGGCGGGTCTCGGCGTTTCCGCCGTCATCGGCCGCTTTCCCGATCGCCGCGCGCCGCTCGTCGCCGTGCTGCTCTGCATATTCGCAGGCCTCGTCTGTCTCGTCGCCTCGCCGCTGTCTCTGGCGACGCCGGCCGCGCTGCTGCTCGGACTCGGCATTGGCGCATTGTTTCCGCTGTCGCTGATCGTCACGCTGGATCATGTCGACGATCCCGTCCGCGCCGGCGAACTAGCGGCCTTCGTCCAAGGCGGCGGCTATATCGTCGCGAGCCTCGCGCCGTTTCTCGCAGGCGCGATAAGGGATCGCTTTGCCGATCTTTCCGGAGCCTGGGAAGCGATGGCGGTCGCGATTCTTCTCTCGATCGCGATCGCCAGCCGGTTCTCGCCGGGCGACTACCGGCGACTATCCCGCGATTGAGCGCGTCGCCGCGCATCCTCGCGGGCTCAGACCTGTTCGGGCTCGCGCTGCGCCTCGCCGCCGCCGGCGCGTCGCAGTGCCTCCTCGACTTCGTCGGCCTGACGCTGACGACGCCACAAAGCGGCATAGGCGCCGCCCTTCTCCAACAAGCCGCGATGCGTGCCGCGCTCCACGATGCGGCCGCGATCCAGAAACAGTATTTCATCCGCATCGACCACGGTCGACAGACGATGCGCGATGACGATCGTCGTGCGCCCGCGCGAGACTCGCGTCAGCGCCTCCTGAATTTCATGCTCGGTGAAACTGTCGAGCGCCGAGGTCGCCTCGTCGAGAATGAGCAGCGGCGGCCCTTTCAAGATCGTGCGCGCAATGGCGACGCGCTGCTTCTCGCCGCCCGAGAGCTTCAGACCGCGCTCGCCGACCTGCGCCTCATAGCCGTCCGGAAGCGATCGGATGAAGCTGTCGATCTGCGCCAGCTGCGCCGCCTCGCGCACCTCCTCCATGCTCGCATCCCAGCGGCCATAGCGAATATTATAGGCGATGGTGTCGTTGAACAGCACCGTATCCTGCGGCACCATGCCGATCGCCTCGCGCAGCGAGCGCTGCGTCACCGCAGAAATATCTTGCCCGTCTATCGTGATGCGGCCGGATTGCGGCTCGTAGAAGCGGAACATGAGACGCGAGATCGTCGACTTTCCCGCCCCCGAAGGGCCCACGATCGCAATCGTCGCGCCAGGCTCGGCGACGAAGCTCACGCCCTGCAGAATCGGCCGCTTGCGGTCATAGGCGAAGACGACGTCGTCGAAGACGACGCGCCCATCCAAAATCTCGAGGTCGCGCGCGTCCGGCCGATCGGCGATCTCCGGCTGCTGCGACAAAATGGCGAACATTTTTTCGATATCGACGATCGCCTGCCGCGTCTCGCGATAGAGCGTGCCCATGAAGTTGAGCGGCTGATAGAGCTGGATCATCATGGCGTTCACCAGCACGAAATCGCCGACGCTGTTGCGCCCGCTGCGCACCCCCTGCACGCACAGGATCATGATGACCGCGAGGCCGACCGTATAAATCACCGCTTGCCCGGCGTTCAGCAGCGCGAGCGATATATAGGAGCGTATGCTGGCGTTCTCATAGATCGCCATGGATTTGTCATAGCGCTCCGCCTCGCGCCGTTCGGCGACGAAATATTTCACCGTCTCATAGTTCAAGAGGCTGTCGATCGCCTTCACATTGGCGTCGACGTCGCTCTCGTTCATCGAGCGGCGGATGGCGATGCGCCAATTGGTGGCGATCAGC
This genomic window from Methylosinus sp. H3A contains:
- a CDS encoding ABC transporter ATP-binding protein/permease, encoding MRQVDGEEEQALAQVSIHGVVEELEKPSGRESVIGTIRNLWPYIWPKGRRDLERRVLIALALLIVGKLVNMAVPFAFKWAADSLTADAAVSTILGGAVGFTILYGVLRAVYALLTQARDALFAAVAMHAVRRLANHVFVHMHQLSLRFHIGRKTGGLTRVLERGRDGIETLTRLVMSTAVPTIVEFALVVGVLVVQFDWDYALVAALTIAAFLLYTLIATNWRIAIRRSMNESDVDANVKAIDSLLNYETVKYFVAERREAERYDKSMAIYENASIRSYISLALLNAGQAVIYTVGLAVIMILCVQGVRSGRNSVGDFVLVNAMMIQLYQPLNFMGTLYRETRQAIVDIEKMFAILSQQPEIADRPDARDLEILDGRVVFDDVVFAYDRKRPILQGVSFVAEPGATIAIVGPSGAGKSTISRLMFRFYEPQSGRITIDGQDISAVTQRSLREAIGMVPQDTVLFNDTIAYNIRYGRWDASMEEVREAAQLAQIDSFIRSLPDGYEAQVGERGLKLSGGEKQRVAIARTILKGPPLLILDEATSALDSFTEHEIQEALTRVSRGRTTIVIAHRLSTVVDADEILFLDRGRIVERGTHRGLLEKGGAYAALWRRQRQADEVEEALRRAGGGEAQREPEQV
- a CDS encoding MFS transporter, with product MTTQLDDALDPRPSHPASAVGNGLILTAIILLALNLRPVIAGLGPLLDLIESSTGLTSAEAGLLTTLPVFLLGLGAFAGGRLRRRFGTKRIIALGIATIALACASRAVWNDASGMLSTAAGAGLGVAVIQALLPGVIKERFGAGVGRAMGLYTTAIMGGAALAAASAPGLARALDWPGALAVWALPAVVATIGWLALPLASRTTEATPDDIHDPLWRKGRAWTLMLFFGIGTGAYTLVLAWLPPYYMSLGQSREMSGYLLAAVTVAEVVAGLGVSAVIGRFPDRRAPLVAVLLCIFAGLVCLVASPLSLATPAALLLGLGIGALFPLSLIVTLDHVDDPVRAGELAAFVQGGGYIVASLAPFLAGAIRDRFADLSGAWEAMAVAILLSIAIASRFSPGDYRRLSRD
- a CDS encoding MarR family winged helix-turn-helix transcriptional regulator encodes the protein MSNADRSEDRAAIAARQWRSERPDLDSFPMEAVGRLLELAQLIVRDRLNPVFVRFGLQNGEFDVLATLRRSGPPYALTPTALYEATMISSGGMTARIDRLEKAGHVRRVKHPTDRRGTLVALSDEGKSLIDDALSIHVQTERTILAALSDDEQKTLDRLLAKLLARVEGE